GTCGGCGGAGTACACCGATGGCCGGGGGCTGTCTCGTCGGTGGACCGCGACCTTTCGCGCCGCCAGCGCTGGCGCGCTGACGGCAGCCTTCTCGAGTCTGTCGTGGTTCGGGGAGCTCTGTGACCTGTACTGGATCAGCCGGTGCCGAGCATGAGGGGGCGTTCGTCGATTGATCGGATCGCCGACCGGATAGCCTTCAGGCATAGCCGACCAGATCGAGAGAGCCGGGACACCACCATGACCGACATCGAGCGGGACGTTCGCGGAGTCGCGGAGCGGGCCAAGGACGCTGCGGCCGACCTCGCACCGCTCAACCGGGCCGTGAAGGACGGCGCGCTGCTCGCCGCGGCCGACGCCCTCGTCGAGCGGGCCGAGGAGATCGTCAAGGCCAACGCCGAGGACGTCGCCCGCGCGCGCGAGAACGGCACGAGCGAGGCGATGATCGACCGGCTCACGCTCACCACCGAGCGGATCGCCGCGATCGCCGACGCCGTCCGCGAGGTCGCCGAGCTGCCCGACCCGGTCGGCGAGGTGATCCGCGGCAAGACGCTGCCCAACGGGCTGGAGCTGCGCCAGATCCGGGTGCCGCTCGGCGTCATCGGCATCATCTACGAGGGCCGCCCCAACGTCACCGTCGACGCCGCCGCGCTGTGCCTGAAGAGCGGCAACGCCGCGCTGCTGCGCGGCTCCTCCTCCGCCTACTCCTCCAACACCGTGATCGTGGACGTGCTGCGCGGCGCGCTGGAGGGCACCGAGGTCCCGGCCGACGCGGTGCAGCTCGTTCCCGGTGCCGGGAGGGAGTCCGCCCAGGCGCTCATGCGGGCGCGCGGCCTGGTCGACGTGCTCATCCCGCGCGGCGGCGGCTCCCTCATCCAGACCGTGGTCAACGAGTCCACCGTCCCGGTGATCGAGACCGGCGAGGGCAACTGCCACGTCTACGTCGACGAGGCGGCCGACCTCGACAAGGCGCTGGCCATCGCGGTCAACGCCAAGACGCAGCGCTGCTCGGTGTGCAACACCGCCGAGACGCTGCTGGTGCACGCCGGCATCGCCGAGCGCTTCCTGCCGCCGCTGCTGACGTCCCTGCGCGACCTCGGCGTGACCGTGCACGGCGACGACCGGGTCCGGCCCTTCGACGACGCCGTCGTGCCCGCCACCGAGGCCGACTGGACCACCGAGTACCTGTCCCTGGACCTCGCGGTGAAGGTCGTCGACTCCCTCGACGACGCGGTCGCCCACATCCGGGAGTACTCCACGGCGCACACCGAGGCCATCGTGACCGACTCCCAGTCGGCCGCGCGGCGTTTCGTGTCGCGGGTGGACTCCGCCGCGGTGATGGTCAACGCCTCGACCCGCTTCACCGACGGCGGCGAGTTCGGCTTCGGCGCCGAGATCGGGATCTCCACCCAGAAGCTGCACGCCCGGGGCCCGATGGGCCTGCCGGAGATGACCTCCACCAAGTACGTGGTGACCGGCGACGGCCACGTCCGCTAACCTCTCCCGCCCCGGGCCGTTCGCACCTTTAATAACGGCTTACCCGCGCAGAACGGGTCCCTGCCGCGAAAAGGGTAGGGAGACGCACAGGGCCCCGGACACGGGGCCCCGTGCCACGGGGGAGGAAGAGTCATGACCACTGCAGCGGAGATCATGCACCGCGGAGCGGAATGCGTGGGGGAGAACGAGACGGTGATGGCGGCCGCGCACAAGATGCGCGACCTGGGCGTGGGATCGCTGCCGATCTGCGGCGAGGACGACCGGCTGCACGGCATCATCACCGATCGCGACATCGTCGTGAAGTGCCTGGCCGAGGACATGGACCCGAACGAGTGCCGGGCCGGGGAAATGGCCGAGGGCACGCCGTTCTGCGCCGGCGCCGACGACGACGTCGACCAGATCCTGACCCGGATGATGCGGCACAAGATCAAGCGGATGCCGGTGATCGACAACCACCGGCTGGTCGGCATGATCAGCGAGTCCGACCTCGCGCCCAACCTGTCGGAGGAGCAGATCGCCCGGTTGATCGGGTCGATCAAGTCGGGGGAGGCCGACCTCGTGACCGGCTAGCGGCCCTTCGCCGGTCGTGACCTCACCGGCGTTCAGAGCATCGGCCGGTTCGGCGTCCGCGAGGTCACGACCGGCGAGCGTGGACCGGGACTCCGGCCAGGTCGAGGATCAGGTCGTAGACGTCGGTGGCGGCGATCCGGTCGCGGGCGAGTGACGGGTCGCCGCACAGCAGCACCGGCCCCTGCGCCGGATCGTCGGGGATCCTGCCGTGCGTGCCGCGCACCCAGCCGGGGTCGAGGGGCACCACGTTCATCGCGTAGCGCAGCCCCAGTTTCTTGCGCACCAGGCCCAGGCCGGCGCGCAGTTTCGCGGTGCGGTCGGCGGGGTCCAGGAACAGTTCGGCCGGGTCGTAGCCGGGTTTGCGGTGGATCTCCACCCCCCGCGCGAAGTCGGGCGCGCGCCGGTCGTCCAGCCAGTAGTAGTAGGTGAACCACGCCCCGGGGTCGGCCACCAGCACCAGTTCGCCGGAGCGCTCGTGGTCCAGGCCGTGCGCGGCCTGGGCCTCGCGGTCCAGCACCAGGTCGACGCCGTCCAGTCCGCGGCACAGGTCGGCCACCGCGTCGAGGTCGGCCGGGTCGGCGACGTAGACGTGCGCGGCCTGGTGGTCGGCCACGGCGAAGGCCCGCGACGTCCACGGGTCGAGGTACTCCATGCCGTGCTGGACGTGGACCTCCAGCAGCCCGGCCTCGCGCAGGGCCCGGTTGACGTGCACCGGGTGCGCGGCCGGCGCGATGCCGTACTCGCTGAGCACCACGACGTTCGCGCCGAGGCCGCTCGCGTCGTCCAGCAGCGGGGCCAGGGCCGCGTCCACCGCCCGCACCGCTGCGAGCGCCTCGGGCCCGTCGGGTCCGTAACGCTGCAGGTCGTAGTCCAGGTGCGGCAGGTAGCACAGGGTGAGGTCGGCCTGGGGCAGCAGCCGCCGGGTCGCGGCCACGATCCACTCCGTCGAGCGCAGCGACGCGGTCGGCCCCCAGTACTGGAACAGCGGGAAGGGGCCGAGCGCGTCGGTCAGCTCGTCGTGCAGCGCGGGCGGGCGGGCGTAGCAGTCGGGGGACTTGCGGCCGTCGGCGTGGTAGACCGGCCGGGGCGTCACGGTCCAGTCGGTGGTCGCGCCCATCGCATACCACCAGCACACGTTCGCGGTGCGGAATCCCGGCCGGTGCCGGCGCGCGGTCTCCCACACCTTCTCGCCCTGGACCAGCCGGTTGTGCTGGCGCCACAGGTGGACCTCGCCGACGTCGCGGAAGTACCAGCCGTTGCCGACGATGCCGTGGTCGCGGGGGAGCCCTCCGGTGAGGAAGGTCGACTGGACGGGGCAGGTCACGGCGGGTAGCACCGTGTCGAGCGGCGCCTGCCACCCCTGGTCGGCCAGCGCGCGCAGCCGCGGGGCGTGCTCCAGCAGGGCCGGGGTCAGCCCCACGACGTCGATGACGAGCAGTCGGCTCATGCGTCCTCCAGTCCGATCTCGGTGAGTCGGCCGCGCACCCAGGCGAGCTCTCCGGCCAAGCCCGACACCAGCCCGGCGTCGCCCTCGGGCCGCTGGTGCTCGGGCAGCACCGACCAGGTGTAGGTCTCGACCTCGACGTGGTCGGTGACGGGCGCGCCGGGGCCGAACAGGGCCGCGAGGGTGCGGGACAGGTGCTCCTGGGTGCCCTCCAGCGGGGCGAGCGGGCGGCGGTGCAGCGGGACGTGGAAGTGCACCCGCCACGGGCCGTCGCCGTCCAGGGGGGCCTCGCCGGCCAGCGCGTCGGGCAGGTCGTCGCGCGCGCGGATCCCGTCGGCCGCGGACTCGCGCACCTGGTGCAGGAAGCGGTCCTCGGCGAAGGAGGACAGCGCGGCCCTGGCGTCGGCTCCGGCCGGCCGCGGCGCCTGGACCGCCGCCGACGCCTGCGTCTTGACCACCGGCAGGCCGGCGGCGGCCAGCCGCGCCAGCGCCTCGTCGGGCTCCTCGAAGGCCACCGCCAGGTGGCAGGTGTCCAGGCACACCCCGATGTGGTCACGGTCGACCGCGGCGAGCAGCTCCGCCGCGTCGCCGGTGGTCTCCACGACGCATCCGGGTTCGGGTTCCAGGCCGACGCGCACCGGGCGCCCGGTCTCGGCGGCGAGCGCGCCCAGGCCGGCGGCGAGCCGGTCCAGGTTGTCCAGGGCGCGTCGGCGCCGGCCGGCGTCCCAGGGCGCGCGCCAGGCCAGCGGCAGCGTGGAGACGCTGCCCCGCCGGGCGTCGTCGGGCAGCAGCCGGCCGAGCACGCGGGCGCAGTCGAGGGTGTAGTCCAGGCGCTCCCGTTCGGTCCAGTCCGGGTGGTACACCCGACCCTTGACGACGGGGGCCTGGAACCCGGCGTAGGGGAAGGCGTTGAGGGTCACCACCTCCAGGCCGGAGCGTTCCAGGGCCGTGCGCAGCCGCTCGGTCTCGCCGGGGTCGCCGGCCAGGCGGCGGGCCAGGGGAGCGGGCAGCCACAGCCCCAGGCCGACGCGGTCCAGCCCGAGCGCGGCCCGGACCGGCGCGCCGTAGCGGCGCACCTGGTCGAGGACGCCGTCGAGATCCTCGGCGGGGTGCACGTTGGTGCAGTAGGCGACGTGCACGAGCGTGCCGTCGGGGTGGCGCAGCCGCATCGCCTCAGTCCTCCCGCCCGCCGCGCAGCACCGAGTTGCCGGCGAAGGTCGCCCCCGGGTCGCCGGCCTCGATGTCGTCGAGCAGCAGCCGCCCGCTCTGCCCGTAGAACTCCACCGGGTTGCGCCACAGCACCCGGTCGACGTCGTCGTCGCCGAACCCGTGGTCGAGCATGGCCCGCCCGGTCTTCGCGGTCTTCAGCGGATCGCTGCGCCCCCAGTCGGCGGCCGAGTTGACCAGCACCCGGTCCGGGCCGCGCTCGGCGAGGATGCGCACCATGCGGTGCTCGTCCATCTTGGTGTCGGGGTAGATCGAGAAGCCCATCCAGCACCCGGTGCCGGCGACCAGGTCGACGGTCGTCTCGTTGAGGTGGTCGACCAGGACCCGCTCGGGCGCGATCCCCGAGGCGGCGACGAGTTCGAGGGTGCGCCTGGTGCCGGCCGCCTTGTCCCGGTGCGGGGTGTGCACCAGCACCGGAAGGTCGTGCTGCACGGCCATCTCCAGTTGGCGGGCGAACGCCTTCTCCTCGGCCTCGCTCATCGAGTCGAACCCGATCTCGCCGACCGCGACCACCCCGTCCTTGGCGAGGTAGCGCGGCAGGACGTCGAGCACCCCGGTGCAGCGGGGGTCGTTGGCCTCCTTGGGGTTGAGCGCGATGGTGCAGTGGTGCCTGATCCCGAACCGGGCCGCCCTGAAGCGCTCCCAGCCGACGAGCCCGTCGAAGTAGTCGCAGAAGGAGCCGACGTTGGTGCGCGGCTGGCCCAGCCAGAAGGCCGGCTCGACGAGGGCGCG
This sequence is a window from Spinactinospora alkalitolerans. Protein-coding genes within it:
- a CDS encoding TatD family hydrolase; protein product: MRIFDPHIHMTSRTTGDYEAMHAAGVRALVEPAFWLGQPRTNVGSFCDYFDGLVGWERFRAARFGIRHHCTIALNPKEANDPRCTGVLDVLPRYLAKDGVVAVGEIGFDSMSEAEEKAFARQLEMAVQHDLPVLVHTPHRDKAAGTRRTLELVAASGIAPERVLVDHLNETTVDLVAGTGCWMGFSIYPDTKMDEHRMVRILAERGPDRVLVNSAADWGRSDPLKTAKTGRAMLDHGFGDDDVDRVLWRNPVEFYGQSGRLLLDDIEAGDPGATFAGNSVLRGGRED
- the eboE gene encoding metabolite traffic protein EboE; amino-acid sequence: MRLRHPDGTLVHVAYCTNVHPAEDLDGVLDQVRRYGAPVRAALGLDRVGLGLWLPAPLARRLAGDPGETERLRTALERSGLEVVTLNAFPYAGFQAPVVKGRVYHPDWTERERLDYTLDCARVLGRLLPDDARRGSVSTLPLAWRAPWDAGRRRRALDNLDRLAAGLGALAAETGRPVRVGLEPEPGCVVETTGDAAELLAAVDRDHIGVCLDTCHLAVAFEEPDEALARLAAAGLPVVKTQASAAVQAPRPAGADARAALSSFAEDRFLHQVRESAADGIRARDDLPDALAGEAPLDGDGPWRVHFHVPLHRRPLAPLEGTQEHLSRTLAALFGPGAPVTDHVEVETYTWSVLPEHQRPEGDAGLVSGLAGELAWVRGRLTEIGLEDA
- a CDS encoding nucleotide pyrophosphatase/phosphodiesterase family protein — translated: MSRLLVIDVVGLTPALLEHAPRLRALADQGWQAPLDTVLPAVTCPVQSTFLTGGLPRDHGIVGNGWYFRDVGEVHLWRQHNRLVQGEKVWETARRHRPGFRTANVCWWYAMGATTDWTVTPRPVYHADGRKSPDCYARPPALHDELTDALGPFPLFQYWGPTASLRSTEWIVAATRRLLPQADLTLCYLPHLDYDLQRYGPDGPEALAAVRAVDAALAPLLDDASGLGANVVVLSEYGIAPAAHPVHVNRALREAGLLEVHVQHGMEYLDPWTSRAFAVADHQAAHVYVADPADLDAVADLCRGLDGVDLVLDREAQAAHGLDHERSGELVLVADPGAWFTYYYWLDDRRAPDFARGVEIHRKPGYDPAELFLDPADRTAKLRAGLGLVRKKLGLRYAMNVVPLDPGWVRGTHGRIPDDPAQGPVLLCGDPSLARDRIAATDVYDLILDLAGVPVHARRS
- a CDS encoding glutamate-5-semialdehyde dehydrogenase, with the protein product MTDIERDVRGVAERAKDAAADLAPLNRAVKDGALLAAADALVERAEEIVKANAEDVARARENGTSEAMIDRLTLTTERIAAIADAVREVAELPDPVGEVIRGKTLPNGLELRQIRVPLGVIGIIYEGRPNVTVDAAALCLKSGNAALLRGSSSAYSSNTVIVDVLRGALEGTEVPADAVQLVPGAGRESAQALMRARGLVDVLIPRGGGSLIQTVVNESTVPVIETGEGNCHVYVDEAADLDKALAIAVNAKTQRCSVCNTAETLLVHAGIAERFLPPLLTSLRDLGVTVHGDDRVRPFDDAVVPATEADWTTEYLSLDLAVKVVDSLDDAVAHIREYSTAHTEAIVTDSQSAARRFVSRVDSAAVMVNASTRFTDGGEFGFGAEIGISTQKLHARGPMGLPEMTSTKYVVTGDGHVR
- a CDS encoding CBS domain-containing protein, coding for MTTAAEIMHRGAECVGENETVMAAAHKMRDLGVGSLPICGEDDRLHGIITDRDIVVKCLAEDMDPNECRAGEMAEGTPFCAGADDDVDQILTRMMRHKIKRMPVIDNHRLVGMISESDLAPNLSEEQIARLIGSIKSGEADLVTG